In Oryza sativa Japonica Group chromosome 3, ASM3414082v1, one DNA window encodes the following:
- the LOC107276895 gene encoding non-specific lipid transfer protein GPI-anchored 15 produces MARSGHGVVGLALAVVVAAAATLCAAQTTMTTAAASVQPTALTMPSCPAAPLSLSPCIGYAFGVGSATLSSCCSELRAFLRSQGPCLCAASRLAAAGPFGLFLGQAQAIVPNVCNLPSNPCDDVAAKSSEPRSATPAALAPAAAPDTPAMTPSAAPAEPEASEAPPVPADDSPAATVTAPGDAGSSAGSQVASKLPELLHSAGVRNSRNMAAAAVITLFLVYVSAMYV; encoded by the exons ATGGCAAGGAGCGGGCACGGGGTCGTGggtctcgctctcgccgtcgtcgtggcggcggcagcgacgctgTGCGCGGCgcagacgacgatgacgacggcggcggcgtcggtgcaGCCGACGGCACTGACGATGCCGAGCtgcccggcggcgccgctcagCCTGTCCCCGTGCATCGGCTACGCGTTCGGCGTCGGGTCGGCGACGCTGTCGTCGTGCTGCTCCGAGCTCCGGGCGTTCTTACGGTCCCAGGGTCCGTGCCTCTGCGCCGCGtccaggctcgccgccgccggcccgttCGGCCTGTTCCTCGGCCAGGCGCAGGCCATCGTCCCCAACGTGTGCAACCTGCCCAGCAACCCCTGCGATG ATGTGGCCGCGAAAAGCTCTGAGCCGCGCtccgcgacgccggcggcacTGGCACCGGCCGCTGCACCGGACACGCCGGCGATGACACCGTCTGCGGCGCCGGCTGAACCGGAGGCGTCAGAAGCACCGCCGGTGCCAGCCGACGATTCTCCTGCTGCCACCGTGACGGCGCCGGGAGACGCTGGATCGAGCGCTGGTTCACAAGTTGCATCAAAGCTGCCAGAATTGCTGCATTCAGCAGGTGTACGGAACTCCAGAAATATGGCTGCTGCCGCTGTGATCACTCTGTTTCTTGTTTATGTTTCAGCCATGTATGTGTAA